One genomic window of Streptomyces sp. NBC_01276 includes the following:
- a CDS encoding sugar ABC transporter permease: MSTHQPAADPLDKGTQQHVDPVNPAAAADAIPAVDPRLLVREQGLSGYLNEFGRKLKAGDLGSLPVVLGLIVIWSIFQSLNSNFLSPENLTNIAITMVATGMMAVGIIFVLLLGEIDLSVGSVSGVSGAIVAVLAVTHGVNEWLAILAAVAGGALIGAIHGFFFAKIGAPAFAVTLSGLLFWSGAMLQILGSNGTINLDPDGVVGQLTTYYFSDVAAGYGLAALAVAAYFLATFFDNRRREAAGVPSRPLTEILLRTGVLALFTFGPAAVFNQYKGLPLAVVLFVLALVGTDFLLRRTTFGRNVFALGGSVEASRRAGINVAGIRIAVFSIAGTFAAVGGLFWASKIAAANQSAGAGDLLMNVIAAAVIGGTSLFGGRGRTWNALLGVMVITSIQYGLALEGIATPIQYMITGAVLLATVVIDSVTRKTQKTAGRA; this comes from the coding sequence GTGAGCACCCACCAGCCTGCCGCCGATCCCCTCGACAAGGGGACGCAGCAGCACGTCGACCCGGTCAACCCGGCAGCGGCGGCGGACGCCATCCCCGCCGTGGACCCCCGCCTGCTCGTGCGCGAGCAGGGCCTGAGCGGCTACCTCAACGAGTTCGGGCGCAAGCTGAAGGCCGGCGACCTGGGCTCCCTCCCGGTCGTCCTCGGGCTGATCGTCATCTGGAGCATCTTCCAGAGCCTGAACTCGAACTTCCTCTCCCCGGAGAACCTCACCAACATCGCGATCACGATGGTCGCCACCGGCATGATGGCCGTCGGCATCATCTTCGTGCTGCTGCTCGGCGAGATCGACCTCTCCGTCGGATCCGTCAGCGGTGTCTCGGGTGCGATCGTCGCCGTCCTCGCCGTCACCCACGGCGTGAACGAGTGGCTCGCGATCCTCGCCGCCGTCGCCGGCGGCGCCCTCATCGGCGCCATCCACGGCTTCTTCTTCGCCAAGATCGGAGCCCCGGCCTTCGCGGTCACCCTGTCCGGCCTGCTGTTCTGGTCGGGCGCGATGCTGCAGATCCTCGGCAGCAACGGCACCATCAACCTCGACCCCGACGGCGTGGTCGGGCAGCTGACCACGTACTACTTCTCGGACGTGGCGGCCGGTTACGGTCTCGCGGCGCTCGCCGTGGCGGCGTACTTCCTCGCCACCTTCTTCGACAACCGCCGCAGGGAGGCCGCCGGGGTCCCCTCGCGGCCGCTGACCGAGATCCTGCTGCGCACCGGCGTGCTCGCGCTCTTCACCTTCGGGCCCGCCGCCGTGTTCAACCAGTACAAGGGCCTGCCGCTCGCGGTGGTGCTCTTCGTGCTGGCGCTGGTCGGCACGGACTTCCTGCTGCGCCGCACCACCTTCGGCCGCAACGTCTTCGCCCTCGGCGGCAGCGTCGAGGCCTCCCGCCGCGCGGGCATCAACGTGGCCGGGATCCGCATCGCCGTGTTCTCCATCGCCGGCACCTTCGCCGCCGTCGGCGGGCTCTTCTGGGCCTCCAAGATCGCGGCGGCCAACCAGAGCGCCGGCGCCGGTGACCTGCTGATGAACGTCATCGCGGCGGCCGTCATCGGCGGCACCAGCCTCTTCGGCGGCCGGGGCCGGACCTGGAACGCCCTCCTCGGCGTCATGGTCATCACCTCCATCCAGTACGGTCTGGCCCTGGAGGGGATCGCGACGCCCATCCAGTACATGATCACCGGTGCCGTACTGCTGGCCACGGTCGTCATCGACTCGGTGACGCGCAAGACCCAGAAGACCGCAGGACGCGCCTGA
- the mgtA gene encoding magnesium-translocating P-type ATPase, producing MTMLTPRSPTKLAPPGRSRRERKASELEAATRLVGERLVGISSRPVVRVLQDADTSYNGLTHDEAALRLQRHGANTVAHERAPHWSAQLAKAFWNPFIGVLVFLAAVMFWQDPADPGVIILSVMVGLSGLLRFWQEYRSGRAAEALKKLVTTTCAVQRRAGSGSGPTTFEVPMDQVVPGDLVKLAAGDLIPADLRILTSKDLMVSQAALSGESLPVAKADTRAEDLGQHATTDPVEADNLCLMGTSVTSGTATGVVVATGADTYFGSMAGSLVGERPQTNFDNGVRRVSFLLIRFMLVMVPVVFMINGFTKGDWNEAFLFGIAVAVGLTPEMLPMVVSANLARGAVAMSKRKVVVKRLNAIQNLGAMDVLCTDKTGTLTEDRIVLDRYLDVHGNEDGEVLEYGYLNAHFQTGLRNLMDRAVINRVDEAEEVVVDARFSMVDEIPFDFARRRMSVVLNRNSVLGAGGRAEHVMITKGAVEEVLDLCTHMRDRGEKVELTDQLRWHVTRIAEDNNRRGLRVLAVATRTVAAPRDTYSVADEDGLTLVGFLAFLDPPKASAAAALRGLADKGIAVKVVTGDNELVAARVCADVGIEVGHVVAGAELDGLDEVALRALAARTTVFAKVNPVQKARIVRALQAEGHTVGFLGDGINDAAALRDADVGISVDTAVDIAKESADIILLEKDLTVLEQGVVQGRTTFGNTIKYIKMTASSNFGNVFSVLVASAFIPFQPMLAIMLLVQNLVYDIAQLATPWDRMDEEYLRKPRNWDAKGIFRFMVTIGPISSIFDIAMFLIMWNVFAADNEAAQSLFQSGWFVEGLLSQTLVVHMIRTRKIPFLQSRASWPVMVMTVLAVLTGLWLPFSPLAPSLGFVALPASYFPWLIVVLLAYCTLTQLVKTWYIRTFKTWL from the coding sequence ATGACGATGCTCACCCCTCGTTCCCCCACGAAGCTCGCCCCGCCGGGCCGCTCCCGCCGCGAGCGCAAGGCCTCCGAGCTGGAAGCCGCGACCCGCCTCGTCGGCGAGCGGCTCGTCGGCATCAGCTCCCGCCCCGTCGTCCGGGTCCTCCAGGACGCGGACACCTCGTACAACGGCCTCACCCACGACGAGGCGGCGCTTCGCCTGCAGCGGCACGGCGCCAACACCGTCGCCCACGAGCGCGCCCCGCACTGGTCCGCCCAGCTCGCGAAGGCGTTCTGGAACCCCTTCATCGGCGTACTGGTCTTCCTGGCCGCCGTCATGTTCTGGCAGGATCCCGCGGACCCCGGCGTCATCATCCTCTCCGTGATGGTGGGGCTCAGCGGGCTGCTGCGCTTCTGGCAGGAGTACCGCTCGGGCCGGGCCGCCGAGGCGCTGAAGAAGCTCGTCACCACCACCTGCGCGGTGCAGCGCCGGGCCGGCAGCGGCTCGGGCCCCACCACCTTCGAGGTGCCCATGGACCAGGTGGTCCCGGGCGACCTGGTCAAGCTGGCCGCCGGCGATCTGATCCCGGCCGACCTGCGGATCCTCACCTCGAAGGACCTGATGGTCTCCCAGGCCGCGCTCTCCGGCGAGTCGCTGCCGGTGGCCAAGGCCGACACCCGCGCCGAGGACCTCGGCCAGCACGCCACCACCGACCCGGTCGAGGCCGACAACCTCTGCCTGATGGGCACCTCCGTCACCTCCGGCACCGCGACCGGCGTGGTCGTCGCCACCGGCGCCGACACCTACTTCGGCTCGATGGCCGGCTCGCTGGTCGGCGAGCGCCCGCAGACCAACTTCGACAACGGCGTGCGCCGGGTCAGCTTCCTGCTGATCCGCTTCATGCTGGTGATGGTCCCCGTCGTCTTCATGATCAACGGCTTCACCAAGGGCGACTGGAACGAAGCTTTCCTCTTCGGTATCGCCGTCGCGGTGGGCCTGACCCCCGAGATGCTGCCGATGGTGGTCTCCGCCAACCTGGCGCGCGGCGCGGTGGCCATGTCCAAGCGGAAGGTCGTCGTCAAGCGGCTCAACGCGATCCAGAACCTGGGCGCGATGGACGTCCTGTGCACCGACAAGACCGGCACCCTCACCGAGGACCGCATCGTCCTGGACCGCTACCTGGACGTCCACGGCAACGAGGACGGCGAGGTCCTGGAGTACGGCTACCTCAACGCCCACTTCCAGACCGGCCTGAGGAACCTGATGGACCGGGCGGTCATCAACCGCGTGGACGAGGCCGAGGAGGTTGTCGTCGACGCACGGTTCTCGATGGTCGACGAGATCCCCTTCGACTTCGCCCGGCGCCGGATGTCCGTGGTCCTGAACCGCAACAGCGTGCTCGGCGCCGGCGGCCGCGCCGAGCACGTGATGATCACCAAGGGTGCGGTCGAGGAGGTCCTCGACCTGTGCACCCACATGAGGGACCGCGGCGAGAAGGTCGAACTGACCGATCAGCTGCGGTGGCACGTCACCCGGATCGCCGAGGACAACAACCGGCGGGGCCTGCGGGTCCTGGCCGTCGCCACCCGTACGGTCGCCGCCCCGCGCGACACCTACTCCGTGGCCGACGAGGACGGTCTGACCCTGGTCGGCTTCCTCGCCTTCCTCGACCCGCCGAAGGCCTCCGCGGCCGCGGCCCTGCGCGGCCTGGCCGACAAGGGCATCGCCGTGAAGGTGGTCACCGGCGACAACGAGCTGGTGGCGGCCCGGGTCTGCGCCGACGTCGGCATCGAGGTGGGCCACGTGGTCGCGGGCGCCGAGCTGGACGGCCTCGACGAGGTGGCGCTGCGCGCGCTGGCCGCCCGTACGACGGTCTTCGCCAAGGTCAACCCCGTCCAGAAGGCCCGTATCGTGCGGGCGCTGCAGGCCGAGGGGCACACGGTCGGCTTCCTCGGGGACGGGATCAACGACGCGGCGGCGCTGCGCGACGCCGACGTCGGCATCTCGGTCGACACCGCCGTCGACATCGCCAAGGAGTCGGCGGACATCATCCTGCTGGAGAAGGACCTGACCGTCCTGGAGCAGGGTGTCGTCCAGGGCCGGACCACCTTCGGCAACACCATCAAGTACATCAAGATGACGGCCTCGTCGAACTTCGGCAACGTCTTCTCGGTGCTGGTGGCCAGCGCCTTCATCCCCTTCCAGCCGATGCTCGCGATCATGCTGCTGGTGCAGAACCTGGTCTACGACATCGCCCAGCTGGCCACCCCGTGGGACCGGATGGACGAGGAGTACCTGCGCAAGCCGCGGAACTGGGACGCCAAGGGCATCTTCCGTTTCATGGTGACCATCGGGCCCATCAGCTCGATCTTCGACATCGCCATGTTCCTGATCATGTGGAACGTCTTCGCCGCCGACAACGAGGCCGCCCAGTCGCTCTTCCAGTCCGGCTGGTTCGTCGAGGGCCTGCTCTCGCAGACGCTGGTCGTCCACATGATCCGTACCCGCAAGATCCCCTTCCTCCAGTCGCGGGCCTCCTGGCCGGTGATGGTGATGACCGTCCTCGCGGTGCTGACCGGGCTCTGGCTGCCCTTCTCCCCGCTGGCTCCCTCGCTGGGCTTCGTGGCCCTGCCGGCGAGCTACTTCCCCTGGCTGATCGTCGTGCTCCTCGCGTACTGCA
- a CDS encoding ROK family protein — MQTPGSQSSLHRANLERVVRAVRLAGSLTQAEIARTTGLSAATVSNIVRELKEAGTVEVTDTSAGGRRARSVSLSGDAGIVIGVDFGHTHLRVAVGNLAHQVLAEESEPLDVDASWVDGFDRAEALVGRLIEGVGVGRDKVIGVGLGVPGPIDVESGTLGSTAILPGWAGINPRRELSQRLGVPVYVDNDANLGALGELVWGSGRGVKDLAYIKVASGVGAGLVINGQIYRGPGGTAGEIGHITLDESGPVCRCGNRGCLETFAAARYVLPLLQGSHGPELTMERVVELAREGDPGCRRVISDVGRHVGSGVASLCNLLNPSRVVLGGSLAEAGELVLAPIRESVGRYAIPSAARQLSVLTGSLGSRAEVLGALALVLSEMGDSTLLAENGIGVRAPALMSSVR, encoded by the coding sequence GTGCAGACTCCCGGATCGCAGTCCTCGCTGCATCGCGCGAACCTCGAACGCGTCGTGCGGGCCGTGCGCCTCGCGGGTTCGCTGACCCAGGCGGAGATCGCCCGCACCACCGGACTGTCGGCGGCCACGGTCTCCAACATCGTCCGTGAGCTCAAAGAGGCCGGGACCGTAGAGGTCACGGACACCTCGGCCGGCGGCCGCCGGGCCCGCAGCGTCTCGCTCAGCGGGGACGCGGGCATCGTGATCGGCGTGGACTTCGGCCACACCCACCTGCGGGTGGCCGTCGGCAACCTCGCGCACCAGGTCCTGGCGGAGGAGTCCGAGCCGCTGGACGTGGACGCCTCCTGGGTGGACGGGTTCGACCGGGCGGAGGCGCTGGTCGGCCGCCTGATCGAGGGCGTGGGCGTGGGCCGGGACAAGGTCATCGGCGTCGGGCTCGGCGTCCCCGGTCCCATCGACGTGGAGTCGGGCACCCTGGGGTCGACCGCGATCCTGCCGGGCTGGGCCGGGATCAACCCGCGCCGGGAACTCTCGCAGCGCCTCGGCGTGCCCGTCTACGTGGACAACGACGCGAACCTCGGGGCGCTCGGCGAACTCGTGTGGGGGAGCGGCCGGGGGGTCAAGGACCTGGCGTACATCAAGGTGGCCAGCGGCGTGGGCGCGGGCCTGGTGATCAACGGGCAGATCTACCGGGGACCGGGCGGCACCGCCGGGGAGATCGGGCACATCACCCTGGACGAGTCCGGTCCGGTCTGCCGCTGCGGCAACCGCGGCTGCCTGGAGACCTTCGCCGCCGCCCGCTACGTGCTGCCGCTGCTCCAGGGCAGTCACGGCCCGGAGTTGACGATGGAGCGGGTGGTCGAGCTGGCCCGCGAGGGCGATCCGGGCTGCCGCCGGGTCATCAGTGACGTCGGCCGGCACGTCGGCAGCGGGGTGGCCAGCCTCTGCAACCTCCTGAACCCGAGCAGGGTGGTGCTGGGGGGCTCGCTGGCCGAGGCGGGAGAGCTCGTGCTGGCTCCGATCCGCGAATCCGTGGGGAGGTACGCCATCCCCAGCGCGGCCCGGCAGTTGTCGGTGCTGACGGGGTCGCTGGGCAGCCGTGCGGAAGTGCTCGGCGCGCTGGCCCTCGTACTCAGCGAGATGGGTGATTCGACGCTTTTGGCGGAAAATGGGATCGGAGTGCGCGCTCCCGCGCTCATGTCTTCAGTTAGATAA
- a CDS encoding ATP-binding cassette domain-containing protein — translation MVHVSAAPVLALRGVSKRFGAVQALTDVELEIHSGEVVALVGDNGAGKSTLVKTIAGVHPIDDGVIEWDGRPVSIGKPHDAQNLGIATVYQDLALCDNIDVVGNLFLGRELKRFGVLDEVEMERRARELLTTLSIRIPSVRIPIASLSGGQRQTVAIARSMLGEPRLVILDEPTAALGVEQTAQVLDLVERLRERGHAVILISHNMADVKAVADKVAVLRLGRNNGVFNVADTSQEEIISAITGATDNAVTRRAARTGEARK, via the coding sequence ATGGTTCATGTGTCCGCTGCGCCCGTGCTGGCGTTGCGAGGGGTTTCGAAGCGGTTCGGCGCCGTTCAGGCCCTGACCGACGTAGAACTCGAAATCCACTCCGGTGAGGTGGTCGCCCTGGTCGGCGACAACGGCGCCGGCAAGTCCACGCTGGTCAAGACGATCGCCGGCGTGCACCCCATCGATGACGGCGTCATCGAGTGGGACGGCCGCCCGGTCTCCATCGGAAAGCCCCACGACGCCCAGAACCTGGGCATCGCGACGGTCTACCAGGACCTCGCGCTGTGCGACAACATCGACGTCGTCGGCAACCTCTTCCTCGGCCGTGAGCTCAAGCGCTTCGGCGTCCTCGACGAGGTGGAGATGGAGCGCCGCGCCCGCGAGCTCCTGACCACCCTGTCCATCCGGATCCCCAGTGTCCGGATCCCCATCGCCTCGCTCTCGGGCGGCCAGCGCCAGACCGTGGCGATCGCCCGTTCGATGCTCGGCGAGCCCCGGCTCGTCATCCTCGACGAGCCCACCGCCGCCCTCGGCGTCGAGCAGACCGCACAGGTCCTCGACCTGGTGGAGCGGCTGCGCGAGCGCGGCCACGCCGTCATCCTCATCAGCCACAACATGGCCGATGTGAAGGCCGTCGCCGACAAGGTGGCGGTGCTGCGGCTGGGCCGCAACAACGGTGTCTTCAACGTCGCCGACACCTCGCAGGAAGAGATCATCTCCGCCATCACCGGGGCCACGGACAACGCCGTGACCCGCCGGGCGGCCCGTACCGGGGAGGCCCGCAAGTGA
- a CDS encoding sugar ABC transporter substrate-binding protein has translation MNTRMRRAAVAVAAGAMAVSLAACGSAKEAGGEKKASGAAVGDAIKVGLLLPENQTARYEKFDKPLIEKKVKDLTGGKAEVVYANAKQDATTQNSQVDTMITNKVNVLIVDAVDAKAIAGAVKKAKDAGIPVVAYDRLAEGPIDAYTSFDNEEVGKVQGKALLEALGDKAKDGQIVMMNGSVTDPNAALFKKGAHSVLDGKVTIGKEYDTKEWKPENANTNMAGALSALGKDKVTGVYSANDGMAGGIITALKAAGLSPLPPVTGQDAELAGVQRIVAGEQFMSVYKPYAPEASAAAEMAVALAKGEKIDGIINNNIDSPTTKAVPSVLIPVVSLTKSNIKDTVVKDGVYTVEEICTDKYAAACATLGLK, from the coding sequence ATGAACACGCGTATGCGCAGAGCCGCCGTAGCCGTCGCCGCCGGTGCCATGGCCGTCTCGCTGGCCGCCTGTGGCAGTGCCAAGGAGGCGGGCGGGGAGAAGAAGGCCTCGGGCGCCGCCGTCGGTGACGCGATCAAGGTCGGTCTGCTCCTGCCGGAGAACCAGACCGCGCGCTACGAGAAGTTCGACAAGCCGCTGATCGAGAAGAAGGTCAAGGACCTGACCGGCGGCAAGGCCGAGGTCGTCTACGCCAACGCCAAGCAGGACGCGACCACGCAGAACTCGCAGGTCGACACGATGATCACCAACAAGGTGAACGTCCTGATCGTCGACGCGGTCGACGCCAAGGCCATCGCGGGCGCGGTCAAGAAGGCCAAGGACGCCGGCATTCCGGTCGTCGCCTACGACCGCCTGGCCGAGGGCCCGATCGACGCCTACACCTCCTTCGACAACGAAGAGGTCGGCAAGGTCCAGGGCAAGGCGCTCCTGGAGGCCCTGGGCGACAAGGCCAAGGACGGCCAGATCGTCATGATGAACGGCTCCGTCACCGACCCGAACGCCGCGCTGTTCAAGAAGGGCGCGCACTCCGTCCTCGACGGCAAGGTGACCATCGGCAAGGAGTACGACACCAAGGAGTGGAAGCCGGAGAACGCCAACACCAACATGGCGGGCGCGCTCTCCGCGCTCGGCAAGGACAAGGTGACCGGCGTCTACTCCGCCAACGACGGCATGGCCGGCGGCATCATCACCGCCCTCAAGGCCGCCGGGCTCTCCCCCCTGCCCCCGGTCACCGGCCAGGACGCCGAACTCGCCGGTGTGCAGCGCATCGTGGCGGGCGAGCAGTTCATGAGCGTCTACAAGCCGTACGCCCCGGAGGCCTCGGCCGCCGCGGAGATGGCCGTCGCCCTCGCCAAGGGCGAGAAGATCGACGGGATCATCAACAACAACATCGACAGCCCGACCACCAAGGCCGTGCCGTCCGTGCTGATCCCGGTCGTCTCGCTCACCAAGAGCAACATCAAGGACACCGTCGTCAAGGACGGCGTCTACACGGTCGAAGAGATCTGCACCGACAAGTACGCGGCCGCCTGCGCCACCCTCGGCCTGAAGTAG